The following proteins are encoded in a genomic region of Ovis canadensis isolate MfBH-ARS-UI-01 breed Bighorn chromosome 12, ARS-UI_OviCan_v2, whole genome shotgun sequence:
- the LOC138416404 gene encoding left-right determination factor 2-like isoform X1, with the protein MYPSSAMRPLWLCWALWVLPQAGPGAALTEERILDSLLQQLHLSEVPIVDKAAVEGLVIPAHVRTQYVALLQRSHGARSRGKRFSQNFREVVGRFLESEASSYLLVFDMEQRLPPRSELVQAVLRLFQEPVPRAALRRHERLFPRSDRARVTVQWLHVRDDGSNRTALIDSRLVSIHESGWKALDVTEAVNFWQQLGSPRQPLLLQVLVQREHLGPLASSAHRLVRFAPQGPSSGRQGEPQLELHTLDLRDYGAQGNCGPKAPVTEGTRCCRQEMYIDLRGMRWAENWVLEPPGFLAYECVGTCQQPPESLTFKWPFLGPRQCIASETTSLPMIVSIQEGGRLQPQVVSLPNMRVQTCSCASDGALVPRKLEP; encoded by the exons ATGTACCCAAG caGCGCCATGCGGCCCCTGTGGCTCTGCTGGGCCCTCTGGGTGCTGCCCCAGGCTGGCCCTGGGGCGGCCCTGACCGAGGAGCGGATCCTGGACAGCCTGCTGCAGCAGCTGCACCTCAGCGAGGTCCCCATCGTGGACAAGGCCGCCGTGGAGGGGCTGGTCATCCCCGCCCACGTGAGGACCCAGTACGTGGCCCTGCTGCAGCGCAGCCATGGGGCGCGCTCCCGGGGAAAGAGGTTCAGCCAGAACTTCCGAG AGGTGGTTGGCAGGTTCCTGGAGTCCGAGGCGTCCTCATACTTGCTGGTGTTCGACATGGAGCAGCGTCTGCCGCCCCGCAGCGAGCTGGTGCAGGCCGTGCTGCGTCTCTTCCAGGAGCCGGTCCCCAGGGCCGCGCTCCGCAGACACGAGCGCCTCTTCCCGCGCAGCGACCGCGCCCGGGTCACCGTGCAGTGGCTGCACGTCCGCGACGATGGCTCCAACCGCACCGCCCTCATCGACTCCAG GCTGGTGTCCATCCACGAGAGCGGCTGGAAGGCCCTGGACGTGACCGAGGCAGTGAACTTCTGGCAGCAGCTGGGCAGCCCCCGGCAGCCGCTGCTCCTGCAGGTGTTGGTGCAGCGGGAGCACCTGGGCCCGCTGGCCTCCAGCGCCCACAGGCTGGTCCGCTTCGCCCCCCAGGGGCCGTCGAGCGGCCGGCAGGGGGAGCCCCAGCTGGAGCTGCACACCCTGGACCTCAGGGACTACGG AGCTCAAGGAAACTGTGGTCCTAAGGCACCGGTGACCGAGGGCACCCGCTGCTGCCGCCAGGAGATGTACATTGACCTGCGGGGGATGAGGTGGGCTGAGAACTGGGTCCTGGAGCCCCCAGGCTTCCTGGCCTATGAGTGTGTGGGCACCTGCCAGCAGCCCCCAGAGTCCCTGACCTTCAAGTGGCCTTTTCTGGGGCCTCGACAGTGCATCGCCTCGGAGACGACCTCACTGCCCATGATTGTCAGCATCCAGGAGGGAGGCCGACTCCAGCCCCAGGTGGTCAGCCTGCCCAACATGAGGGTGCAGACGTGCAGCTGTGCTTCAGATGGGGCACTTGTGCCAAGGAAGCTGGAGCCGTAG
- the LOC138416404 gene encoding left-right determination factor 2-like isoform X2: MYPSAMRPLWLCWALWVLPQAGPGAALTEERILDSLLQQLHLSEVPIVDKAAVEGLVIPAHVRTQYVALLQRSHGARSRGKRFSQNFREVVGRFLESEASSYLLVFDMEQRLPPRSELVQAVLRLFQEPVPRAALRRHERLFPRSDRARVTVQWLHVRDDGSNRTALIDSRLVSIHESGWKALDVTEAVNFWQQLGSPRQPLLLQVLVQREHLGPLASSAHRLVRFAPQGPSSGRQGEPQLELHTLDLRDYGAQGNCGPKAPVTEGTRCCRQEMYIDLRGMRWAENWVLEPPGFLAYECVGTCQQPPESLTFKWPFLGPRQCIASETTSLPMIVSIQEGGRLQPQVVSLPNMRVQTCSCASDGALVPRKLEP; this comes from the exons ATGTACCCAAG CGCCATGCGGCCCCTGTGGCTCTGCTGGGCCCTCTGGGTGCTGCCCCAGGCTGGCCCTGGGGCGGCCCTGACCGAGGAGCGGATCCTGGACAGCCTGCTGCAGCAGCTGCACCTCAGCGAGGTCCCCATCGTGGACAAGGCCGCCGTGGAGGGGCTGGTCATCCCCGCCCACGTGAGGACCCAGTACGTGGCCCTGCTGCAGCGCAGCCATGGGGCGCGCTCCCGGGGAAAGAGGTTCAGCCAGAACTTCCGAG AGGTGGTTGGCAGGTTCCTGGAGTCCGAGGCGTCCTCATACTTGCTGGTGTTCGACATGGAGCAGCGTCTGCCGCCCCGCAGCGAGCTGGTGCAGGCCGTGCTGCGTCTCTTCCAGGAGCCGGTCCCCAGGGCCGCGCTCCGCAGACACGAGCGCCTCTTCCCGCGCAGCGACCGCGCCCGGGTCACCGTGCAGTGGCTGCACGTCCGCGACGATGGCTCCAACCGCACCGCCCTCATCGACTCCAG GCTGGTGTCCATCCACGAGAGCGGCTGGAAGGCCCTGGACGTGACCGAGGCAGTGAACTTCTGGCAGCAGCTGGGCAGCCCCCGGCAGCCGCTGCTCCTGCAGGTGTTGGTGCAGCGGGAGCACCTGGGCCCGCTGGCCTCCAGCGCCCACAGGCTGGTCCGCTTCGCCCCCCAGGGGCCGTCGAGCGGCCGGCAGGGGGAGCCCCAGCTGGAGCTGCACACCCTGGACCTCAGGGACTACGG AGCTCAAGGAAACTGTGGTCCTAAGGCACCGGTGACCGAGGGCACCCGCTGCTGCCGCCAGGAGATGTACATTGACCTGCGGGGGATGAGGTGGGCTGAGAACTGGGTCCTGGAGCCCCCAGGCTTCCTGGCCTATGAGTGTGTGGGCACCTGCCAGCAGCCCCCAGAGTCCCTGACCTTCAAGTGGCCTTTTCTGGGGCCTCGACAGTGCATCGCCTCGGAGACGACCTCACTGCCCATGATTGTCAGCATCCAGGAGGGAGGCCGACTCCAGCCCCAGGTGGTCAGCCTGCCCAACATGAGGGTGCAGACGTGCAGCTGTGCTTCAGATGGGGCACTTGTGCCAAGGAAGCTGGAGCCGTAG